In Legionella sp. PATHC035, a genomic segment contains:
- a CDS encoding leucyl aminopeptidase family protein yields the protein MQADLFYTVDSVRPIPLYLISQKQWEEQSSSFTSVERNYFGQMQFHGAMGDCCLFYNADGLLESAYIGTGDENQVLAMAHAAQLLPANTYQVQGTYSQEAALYWALAQYRFEKYKKNSSSPRVLMVESQKVDDLLQMAQTHFLVRDLINEPASDLGPKEMAEVVATLADTYNAKFEQWIGNELLRDNFPAIHAVGRAAQSEPRLLSLTWGDETHPRVALVGKGVCFDTGGLNIKSAYGMRIMKKDMGGAAHVIGLAQWIMARHLPVRLHLLIPAVENAIGPNAYRPGDILVMRNGLTVELDNTDAEGRLIMADALVKACEEQPDLLIDFATLSSSARVSVGTEMSAFFTNDESLAAEIIDASSKAADPVWRLPLFAAYQKFLRSSIADMTNCSDYPYAGAIIAALFLQRYITQTTSWLHFDIMAWSEQSKPGKPEGGEVMGLRAVMAYLLRVYG from the coding sequence ATGCAAGCAGATCTCTTTTATACGGTAGATAGTGTCCGACCAATCCCTCTTTATCTCATCTCCCAAAAACAATGGGAAGAGCAAAGTTCTTCATTCACCTCAGTTGAACGTAACTATTTTGGACAAATGCAGTTTCATGGAGCAATGGGAGATTGTTGTTTGTTTTATAATGCTGATGGTTTATTAGAGAGCGCATATATAGGGACTGGAGATGAAAATCAGGTATTGGCAATGGCCCATGCCGCTCAATTACTACCAGCGAACACCTATCAAGTTCAAGGAACTTATTCGCAAGAGGCCGCCTTATATTGGGCATTGGCACAATATCGATTTGAAAAATACAAAAAAAACTCTTCGTCACCTCGTGTCTTAATGGTTGAGTCGCAAAAGGTTGATGATTTACTCCAAATGGCTCAGACACATTTTCTGGTTCGTGATCTCATCAACGAACCGGCCAGTGATCTGGGTCCTAAAGAAATGGCAGAAGTAGTGGCAACCTTAGCCGATACCTATAATGCAAAATTTGAACAATGGATTGGTAATGAACTGTTACGAGATAATTTTCCAGCCATTCACGCAGTAGGCCGCGCAGCCCAGTCAGAACCACGTTTACTCTCTTTAACCTGGGGAGATGAAACACATCCTCGTGTTGCGTTGGTCGGTAAGGGGGTTTGTTTTGACACCGGAGGCCTGAATATCAAATCCGCTTACGGTATGCGCATCATGAAAAAAGACATGGGAGGTGCAGCACATGTGATAGGCCTCGCCCAATGGATTATGGCACGTCACTTGCCTGTTCGCTTACATTTGCTGATTCCCGCTGTGGAAAATGCGATTGGACCCAATGCATACAGGCCAGGCGATATTTTAGTGATGCGCAACGGCTTAACCGTGGAACTGGATAATACTGATGCAGAAGGACGTTTGATTATGGCTGATGCTTTGGTCAAAGCATGTGAGGAGCAACCTGATTTACTGATCGACTTTGCAACCTTATCTTCCTCAGCTCGTGTTTCTGTAGGTACTGAAATGTCAGCATTTTTTACCAATGACGAATCGTTAGCCGCAGAAATCATTGATGCATCGTCTAAAGCGGCTGATCCGGTATGGCGTTTACCCTTATTTGCTGCCTATCAAAAATTCCTGCGATCTTCGATTGCAGATATGACCAACTGCAGTGATTATCCTTATGCAGGAGCTATTATAGCTGCATTATTTCTCCAACGTTACATCACCCAAACTACGTCTTGGCTGCATTTTGACATTATGGCCTGGAGTGAACAAAGCAAACCTGGTAAACCAGAGGGTGGCGAAGTCATGGGTTTACGTGCCGTCATGGCATATTTGTTACGTGTTTATGGGTAA
- a CDS encoding ABC transporter substrate-binding protein: protein MLRQFSRTLFLCFLVFLFSALTTRLAYANTENYPALHTLKPGTLIVATYFTNPPFEYLKNKQEIGFEVDLIREIAKRLHLHLEFKNTQWEQIINELRDQHYDLIMGAITITNEREKIIAFSKPYMTTTLSIVINTKKTPQAKTIADLDNLTMGVQAKTTDFDIAKQMQKEGQIRGVKIYPFKNFNLAIDDLIAGRVGAVMKVFPVAYYYVEHHPQLKILAAVPKAPQPLGFGMNPANQELVQAVNQAQAEMQADGTYEKIFKKWFGGSPDKSNGNHQIE from the coding sequence ATGTTAAGACAATTTTCAAGAACATTATTTCTTTGTTTTTTAGTGTTTTTATTTTCTGCCCTTACTACCCGGTTAGCTTATGCAAACACTGAAAATTATCCCGCATTGCATACACTGAAACCAGGAACCCTTATTGTTGCTACTTATTTTACCAATCCGCCGTTTGAATATTTAAAAAATAAACAGGAAATTGGTTTTGAAGTGGATTTAATTCGCGAAATTGCCAAAAGACTGCATTTACATTTAGAGTTTAAAAACACCCAATGGGAACAAATTATAAATGAATTGCGAGACCAGCACTATGATCTCATTATGGGAGCGATTACGATCACCAATGAGCGCGAGAAAATAATTGCCTTTTCCAAGCCCTATATGACAACGACCTTAAGCATCGTGATTAATACCAAAAAAACACCGCAGGCAAAAACGATTGCTGATTTAGACAATCTGACTATGGGTGTACAAGCCAAAACGACCGATTTTGATATCGCCAAACAGATGCAAAAAGAGGGACAAATTCGCGGAGTAAAAATATATCCATTTAAAAATTTTAACCTGGCAATAGATGACTTAATCGCAGGTAGGGTTGGTGCGGTGATGAAGGTATTTCCTGTAGCTTATTATTACGTTGAACACCATCCACAATTGAAAATTCTTGCTGCTGTGCCCAAAGCACCTCAGCCATTAGGCTTTGGCATGAATCCAGCCAATCAGGAATTGGTTCAAGCAGTAAATCAGGCCCAAGCAGAAATGCAAGCCGATGGGACCTATGAAAAAATATTTAAGAAATGGTTTGGGGGAAGCCCAGATAAGAGTAATGGGAATCATCAAATAGAATAG
- a CDS encoding HIT family protein, with protein MTVECVIDLIVAKKEKSFIVFEDEGFIAFLDSRPLFPGHTLLAPKMHIETLYDLPDSMLSPLFSLTQRIGSAVEKAMGAAGSFIAINNTISQSIPHLHIHIVPRNKHDGLKGFFWPRTHYRDEHHRLEVQEKIRNQLHSH; from the coding sequence ATGACAGTTGAATGTGTTATTGATTTGATTGTGGCAAAAAAAGAAAAATCTTTTATTGTTTTCGAAGACGAGGGCTTCATTGCCTTTTTGGACTCTCGTCCGCTTTTCCCGGGGCATACTTTATTAGCCCCAAAGATGCATATTGAAACATTATATGATCTGCCAGACTCGATGTTATCCCCGCTCTTTTCATTAACACAAAGAATTGGCAGCGCGGTTGAAAAAGCAATGGGCGCGGCAGGAAGTTTTATTGCAATAAATAACACCATCAGTCAAAGCATACCCCATCTTCATATCCATATTGTTCCCAGAAACAAACACGATGGGCTGAAGGGCTTTTTTTGGCCACGAACTCATTATAGGGATGAACATCATAGGCTTGAAGTGCAAGAAAAAATTAGAAACCAGTTGCATTCTCATTAG
- a CDS encoding TolC family protein: MKIKIILLNLSAILLAGCCKNCLVPEKVNYPKNSRSGIKYIDNKSDLSRVAWWNKLHDPELNQLIMQALRCNDTIKRSYATIEQAQAQLKAAQYAWIPTLDATATGFSGGTWNSHVTPRGQLANNPFFSNLSHLRFRGYYTGFTPKYTVNILNNIYNIKSAKASLAMEQAQAQSTKLGIISQMSGAYFMLLSQREQLAVEKELLRDLRKLHQLEQVRFKKGASNIEVPINIDQQLSQEEAKIPQIESVIAQNENTIRLLLNQNPGPITTHRSVLSLNLNHLIPQSLPSSVLKNRPDIMIALNNLKIAQAQIGMAYSAFFPTIALTSLIGGASIDLRNILKVSTNIWVAQAAASTKIFNASSYEDIKSTKAGFKATYYEYLSTLHSAFADVDDALTNEQKNHLSYVQIQKGYWAAKKAYAVALAQYKAGARDYRNVINAKINLDRSKLSLIQEKAQLLDSIVQVYDEVAGGYDVA, encoded by the coding sequence ATGAAAATAAAAATTATCTTATTGAATCTATCCGCCATTTTGCTTGCAGGTTGTTGCAAAAACTGCCTTGTTCCTGAAAAAGTAAATTATCCTAAAAATTCGCGTAGTGGAATAAAATACATCGATAATAAAAGCGACCTAAGTCGAGTCGCATGGTGGAACAAACTGCATGATCCCGAACTTAATCAGCTGATTATGCAGGCCTTAAGATGTAATGATACAATTAAAAGGTCATATGCAACGATAGAGCAAGCACAAGCTCAACTTAAAGCAGCACAATATGCATGGATCCCCACACTCGATGCGACCGCGACAGGTTTTTCTGGCGGAACTTGGAATTCCCATGTGACCCCCAGAGGTCAATTGGCGAATAATCCTTTTTTTTCAAATCTTTCTCACCTGAGATTTAGAGGATACTACACTGGCTTTACTCCAAAATACACCGTGAACATCTTAAATAATATTTATAATATCAAATCAGCCAAAGCCTCATTAGCCATGGAGCAAGCCCAGGCTCAATCAACAAAGTTGGGGATTATCAGCCAAATGAGTGGCGCCTACTTTATGCTCCTAAGTCAACGAGAACAACTGGCTGTTGAGAAAGAACTGCTTCGTGATTTAAGGAAACTGCATCAACTGGAACAGGTTCGTTTCAAGAAAGGCGCCAGCAATATTGAAGTACCAATCAACATTGATCAACAGCTGTCCCAGGAAGAAGCCAAGATTCCTCAAATTGAAAGTGTCATCGCGCAAAATGAGAATACCATCCGCCTCTTATTGAACCAAAATCCTGGCCCGATTACGACGCATCGAAGCGTACTTTCGTTGAACTTAAATCATTTGATTCCTCAATCCTTACCCTCATCGGTTTTGAAAAATCGCCCAGACATTATGATTGCTTTAAATAATTTAAAAATAGCTCAAGCACAAATTGGAATGGCTTATTCGGCTTTTTTTCCAACCATCGCATTAACCAGTTTAATTGGAGGTGCCTCCATTGATTTAAGAAACATTTTAAAAGTGAGCACCAATATTTGGGTTGCCCAAGCTGCTGCATCAACCAAAATTTTCAATGCCAGTTCCTATGAAGACATCAAATCAACTAAAGCTGGATTCAAAGCAACTTATTATGAGTATTTGAGTACGCTGCATTCCGCATTTGCAGATGTCGATGATGCGCTTACGAATGAACAGAAAAACCATTTATCCTATGTGCAAATTCAAAAAGGCTATTGGGCAGCAAAAAAAGCATATGCTGTCGCTTTAGCACAATATAAAGCAGGAGCCAGAGACTATCGCAATGTAATCAATGCCAAAATTAATCTTGATCGTAGTAAATTGAGTTTAATTCAAGAAAAAGCGCAATTACTTGATAGTATTGTCCAGGTATATGATGAAGTGGCCGGAGGGTATGATGTTGCTTAA
- a CDS encoding MATE family efflux transporter: MQKKIEEVKNEKAGMSINASSQEPENQQIVIHVTDAAHASEDQLDPVSLEEQKEDEALITPINDSEDADEVAYGLWDVFKSLSSLSVPMALSFTFSFEIFLIVVLLNALSENEDEAASATLISTMINTLLVVGMAPLFSMSVVASNKIGELTEAEKEGETNELVLQEKRDYIAGISRNGLWLSAVLTPPIMAGMIFSKPILTTLFGQNDQVAEITQHFLRVYSPAVAGVLTRISTEQMMFSFGRSKPAMFMGFASLLVGTGISSWLGFGGLGMPKMRGDGVAIGYVIEAYLTSLAYALYLAKHKDFSQYEFFKIFKKFSGQFAQLKELLAIGGSITLSVASEMAMSLSVSILSGMLGTKEQSAITDLNQYIFFNFLLLAGFGQGNSQELNRLIGARKYENASRMGKYGLLTTLTYTAPVPIFFAVMPGVLVMGNNPGEVKEMLKYLAPMMSAGVILDSARYNLLQQLRVLKDLKGSTMISVAALSLGITGSALLGLKTKLGIYGVAAGYTGGVIIALPGLAYRWRNRINAEKIQEIAEETPPVIMSSANCVDGFFSRLLKLKYKDENENLLEHKGKTYNAMDKALTV, encoded by the coding sequence ATGCAAAAAAAAATTGAAGAAGTAAAAAATGAAAAAGCAGGAATGAGTATTAATGCAAGTTCTCAAGAACCAGAAAACCAACAAATAGTAATCCATGTTACTGATGCGGCTCATGCTTCTGAGGATCAATTAGATCCGGTCTCATTGGAAGAGCAAAAAGAAGATGAAGCTTTAATTACGCCAATTAATGATTCTGAGGATGCAGATGAGGTTGCATATGGACTTTGGGATGTTTTTAAATCGCTAAGTTCGCTTTCTGTGCCAATGGCGCTTTCATTTACTTTTAGCTTTGAGATTTTTTTAATTGTTGTTTTGCTTAATGCACTCAGTGAAAATGAAGATGAAGCCGCTTCAGCCACATTAATTTCCACGATGATCAATACCCTTTTAGTCGTTGGTATGGCTCCTTTGTTCTCCATGAGTGTGGTTGCCAGTAATAAAATTGGTGAACTTACCGAAGCTGAAAAAGAAGGGGAGACCAACGAATTAGTCTTGCAAGAAAAGCGTGATTATATAGCGGGCATCAGTCGTAATGGTCTTTGGCTTTCTGCCGTCCTCACCCCGCCGATTATGGCTGGCATGATCTTTTCCAAACCGATATTAACTACTCTTTTTGGACAGAATGATCAGGTCGCAGAGATTACCCAGCATTTTTTACGCGTTTATTCACCGGCAGTAGCTGGGGTGTTGACGCGAATATCTACAGAACAAATGATGTTTAGTTTTGGACGTTCTAAACCTGCTATGTTTATGGGGTTTGCAAGTCTTTTAGTGGGGACAGGCATTTCTTCCTGGCTCGGATTTGGTGGTTTAGGAATGCCCAAGATGAGAGGAGATGGCGTTGCCATTGGTTATGTCATTGAAGCTTATCTCACTTCTTTAGCCTATGCTCTGTACCTAGCAAAACATAAAGATTTTAGTCAGTACGAATTTTTCAAGATTTTTAAAAAATTTTCCGGCCAGTTTGCACAACTTAAAGAGCTGTTGGCGATTGGTGGTTCGATTACTCTTTCTGTTGCAAGTGAAATGGCGATGTCTCTCTCAGTAAGCATCCTCTCAGGTATGTTGGGAACTAAGGAACAATCCGCCATCACTGATTTAAATCAGTATATATTCTTTAATTTCTTACTTTTAGCGGGGTTTGGGCAGGGTAATTCGCAAGAACTGAATCGACTGATTGGTGCTAGAAAATACGAAAATGCAAGCCGTATGGGGAAATATGGATTATTAACTACTCTGACGTACACTGCTCCTGTTCCTATATTTTTTGCAGTGATGCCCGGTGTCCTGGTAATGGGAAATAATCCTGGGGAAGTAAAAGAGATGCTTAAATATTTGGCGCCCATGATGTCGGCTGGAGTCATTTTGGATTCGGCACGTTATAATCTTTTACAACAGTTAAGGGTTTTGAAGGATCTTAAAGGTTCAACTATGATTTCAGTTGCCGCGTTATCTCTGGGAATAACGGGATCGGCACTTCTTGGACTTAAAACCAAACTTGGGATTTATGGTGTAGCGGCAGGTTATACTGGAGGAGTTATTATCGCTCTTCCTGGATTAGCCTATAGATGGCGCAATCGCATCAATGCTGAAAAAATACAAGAAATTGCTGAAGAAACGCCTCCTGTAATTATGTCCTCTGCCAATTGTGTGGATGGTTTTTTTAGTCGTTTGCTCAAGTTGAAATATAAAGATGAAAACGAGAATTTGTTGGAGCATAAAGGAAAAACATATAATGCGATGGATAAAGCGCTAACTGTTTAA
- the thpR gene encoding RNA 2',3'-cyclic phosphodiesterase translates to MHTLRIFFAITFPKKIQIKLSNCLKSLHETILSDYMRWVHVEKMHITLQFLGHLPQEQLIPATEYVHAALQNLPPFQLEFGQLEWFPTVRRPKVLSLTVQPQAALARLSDTIGQALIALNVPVETRSFRGHLTLGRLIRHKVPRELLDTVKMPSIPPMRVDKIYLIESRPEQGKQNYYSLAEFRLN, encoded by the coding sequence ATGCATACGCTAAGAATTTTTTTTGCAATTACCTTTCCAAAGAAAATACAAATTAAATTATCCAATTGCCTGAAGTCTTTGCACGAGACCATCTTGTCCGATTATATGCGTTGGGTCCATGTTGAAAAAATGCATATTACTTTACAATTTCTAGGTCATTTACCACAAGAACAGCTCATACCTGCGACCGAATATGTGCATGCAGCACTACAAAACCTACCGCCATTTCAACTTGAATTCGGGCAGTTGGAGTGGTTCCCAACGGTACGACGTCCTAAAGTTCTCTCGTTAACAGTTCAACCCCAAGCTGCTTTAGCTAGGTTGTCAGATACGATCGGACAAGCTCTGATTGCTTTGAATGTCCCAGTTGAAACGCGCTCTTTTCGGGGGCATTTAACCCTGGGGCGATTGATTCGGCATAAGGTACCGCGCGAACTCTTAGACACAGTGAAAATGCCGAGTATTCCCCCAATGCGGGTAGATAAGATTTATCTCATCGAAAGCAGGCCAGAACAAGGGAAACAAAATTACTATTCTTTGGCAGAGTTTCGCTTAAATTAA
- a CDS encoding YbhB/YbcL family Raf kinase inhibitor-like protein, whose amino-acid sequence MKKNSLLLFFAFSLFHCHGFANTFTIESASFKMNSMIPDQYTCNGVDQSPPLTWQNIPNNTQSLALVVDDPDADEGTWTHWIVFNIPPTVKELGAGGPIPPGAANAKNSWGGLGYRGPCPPFGLAHSYHFKLYALDTVLTLGDGTTRDILLNAMTGHVIGNAELIGIYQRFKNNTPAQ is encoded by the coding sequence ATGAAAAAAAATTCTCTGCTTTTGTTTTTTGCATTCTCTCTTTTTCACTGCCATGGTTTTGCTAATACCTTCACTATCGAAAGCGCATCCTTTAAAATGAATTCAATGATTCCGGACCAATATACGTGTAATGGCGTGGATCAATCCCCTCCTTTAACTTGGCAAAATATACCAAACAACACACAGTCACTGGCCTTGGTTGTTGACGATCCGGATGCAGATGAAGGTACCTGGACCCACTGGATAGTATTTAATATACCGCCCACTGTAAAAGAATTAGGTGCTGGGGGACCAATTCCTCCGGGAGCCGCAAATGCAAAAAACAGTTGGGGAGGATTAGGATATCGAGGCCCTTGCCCTCCTTTTGGTTTAGCTCATAGTTATCATTTTAAATTATATGCTCTAGATACGGTATTAACTTTGGGGGATGGGACGACACGAGATATTCTTTTAAATGCAATGACTGGACATGTTATTGGTAATGCGGAATTGATTGGAATTTATCAGCGATTTAAAAATAATACTCCTGCTCAGTGA
- a CDS encoding glutathione peroxidase yields MTSNTAAADSPKLNDNAYDYSFHTLRGHELLPLSSFRGKVLMIVNTASKCGFTPQYARLEKLYEHYKDRGLVILGVPSNDFGGQEPGTEQEIASFCQVNYGVTFPMTAKEVVSGKNAHPFYLWAREKLGFGTAPKWNFHKYLINRKGELIDYFYSTTSPEAGRLVKVVEKALDEKA; encoded by the coding sequence ATGACCTCTAATACCGCAGCAGCTGATTCACCTAAACTCAATGACAATGCCTATGATTATTCCTTTCATACATTACGTGGGCATGAACTATTACCCCTATCATCATTCAGAGGAAAGGTATTAATGATTGTCAATACGGCCTCAAAATGTGGTTTTACCCCTCAATATGCGCGTTTAGAGAAGCTTTACGAACACTATAAAGATCGTGGTTTAGTCATTTTGGGCGTTCCGTCAAATGACTTCGGCGGTCAAGAACCTGGGACTGAGCAAGAAATTGCAAGTTTTTGCCAGGTCAATTATGGGGTTACTTTTCCAATGACTGCAAAAGAGGTGGTTTCAGGCAAAAATGCACATCCATTTTATCTTTGGGCTAGAGAGAAATTAGGCTTTGGCACGGCACCAAAATGGAATTTCCATAAATACCTCATTAATCGGAAAGGGGAGTTAATTGATTATTTCTATTCAACGACCTCTCCTGAGGCTGGACGATTGGTCAAAGTTGTTGAAAAGGCTCTTGACGAAAAAGCTTAA
- a CDS encoding APC family permease, which yields MNIKNEGKLAADSLGIGESIIMGTAGAAPAFSVAAATATLVATVGTLAPGSILYCGFIMFGISLAFIHLNKVIVNAGASYAWISKIFGMYLGFFAGWAVLVSSAVFMVSGSIPAATATLLLVAPHLVESPGWVTLTSILWITMISAIAIAGIKPTAYLQILMTGFEVLILFTIISVGLIKFAPHPAHPFSFSWLSFTSFTPELFATGALTAVFFYWGWDVTLNLNEETKNTRHAPGIGAFWSVLIIICIYVSFAIVTLLALNDDEIKHAGTNVIFAVAEKIVPSPWSYLAVLCVMISTIGTLQTTIVQFTRTLFAEARDEIIHPRYATLHKSRNTPWVAILFIWFLGVILLVLSSNFSTVNLIIKDSVHALGILVAFYYSLTGFACAWYHRFLWNTTAELLGYIIWPTCSALFLVFIACFSIPKFDLVTDIVALGGILLGFVPLLIKRVSQTK from the coding sequence ATGAATATTAAGAATGAAGGAAAGCTTGCTGCGGATTCTCTGGGGATAGGTGAATCGATCATTATGGGAACGGCAGGAGCTGCGCCCGCTTTTAGCGTTGCTGCTGCGACGGCAACACTAGTCGCTACAGTGGGTACTTTAGCGCCGGGAAGTATTTTATATTGTGGATTTATCATGTTCGGTATTTCCTTGGCATTCATTCACCTGAACAAAGTCATTGTCAATGCAGGGGCTTCATATGCGTGGATATCCAAAATTTTTGGAATGTATTTAGGTTTTTTTGCCGGATGGGCGGTTTTAGTTTCATCCGCTGTATTTATGGTTTCGGGTTCTATTCCTGCAGCCACAGCAACATTGTTACTCGTCGCGCCTCATCTGGTGGAAAGCCCGGGGTGGGTTACTTTGACCAGCATACTCTGGATAACCATGATTTCAGCGATCGCTATTGCTGGAATAAAACCTACGGCATATCTTCAAATCTTAATGACTGGGTTTGAAGTGCTTATCTTATTTACAATTATTAGTGTGGGTTTGATCAAGTTTGCACCTCATCCAGCGCATCCTTTCTCATTTTCCTGGCTTTCTTTTACTAGCTTTACTCCCGAGTTATTTGCAACAGGGGCATTAACCGCCGTCTTTTTCTACTGGGGCTGGGATGTTACCCTTAACTTAAATGAGGAAACTAAAAATACCCGGCATGCGCCGGGGATAGGAGCCTTTTGGTCTGTATTAATTATCATATGCATCTATGTCAGTTTTGCTATTGTAACCCTCCTGGCTCTCAATGATGATGAAATAAAGCATGCAGGAACAAATGTAATTTTTGCAGTCGCAGAAAAAATAGTACCTAGTCCATGGAGCTACTTGGCGGTTCTTTGCGTGATGATCAGTACCATCGGTACCTTGCAGACTACCATCGTTCAGTTTACACGAACTCTATTTGCCGAGGCACGGGATGAAATAATTCATCCACGTTATGCGACCCTACATAAATCTCGAAATACCCCGTGGGTAGCAATTCTTTTTATCTGGTTTTTGGGCGTGATTTTATTAGTACTCTCTTCTAATTTTTCAACGGTAAACTTGATTATTAAAGATTCGGTGCATGCACTTGGTATTTTGGTTGCCTTTTATTATTCGTTAACGGGCTTTGCTTGTGCCTGGTACCATCGTTTTCTGTGGAACACTACAGCTGAATTACTCGGCTACATTATTTGGCCTACTTGTAGTGCGCTATTTTTGGTCTTTATCGCCTGCTTTAGTATCCCAAAATTTGATTTAGTGACCGATATTGTTGCATTGGGAGGAATTCTCCTGGGGTTTGTACCGTTATTAATCAAAAGAGTCTCACAAACGAAGTGA
- a CDS encoding ABC transporter permease, translating to MKYKDLVHGLSITRLDGLIRKEFILITRDRGTIAMLVILPIMLLILFGFAIQFDPKHLPTTIISYDNSPLTRSYVSALEASGYFSVIHDEKMNENKKNQDFANGKISFAFTIPPNFTRKYIRNENPQLLVEIDGSDPGSSASALSNALPILNQTMEAFNKQGLGSPSPTQSKRSVNLTIHRLYNESNTSSYNIVPGLIGVLLTLTMVMLTSTAITSEKESGTMEMLLSTPLKPTEIILGKVIPYIVLGYLQLTSILIFGKLLIHIPTEGSILLLYIAVAPFIIANLMVGMIFSTLARTPMQAMQLSVFYQLPSMFLSGYIFSFYGMPTWAQMIGYCVPMTYFIRIARGILLKGNTLSQIVPNIFPILLIAFILILLTGKIFRTKLD from the coding sequence ATGAAATATAAGGATCTAGTACATGGATTATCTATCACGCGGCTCGACGGCTTAATACGTAAAGAATTTATTCTTATCACTCGGGATCGTGGTACTATAGCGATGTTAGTCATTCTCCCAATTATGCTGCTTATTCTCTTTGGTTTTGCCATCCAATTTGATCCCAAACATCTCCCTACTACAATTATTAGCTATGATAATTCGCCATTAACTCGAAGTTATGTCAGCGCTCTTGAGGCTTCTGGATATTTTAGCGTGATTCATGATGAAAAAATGAACGAAAATAAGAAAAATCAGGATTTCGCCAATGGAAAAATAAGCTTCGCCTTCACTATTCCCCCTAATTTTACTCGTAAATACATTCGTAACGAAAATCCCCAATTACTGGTTGAAATCGATGGCTCAGATCCCGGAAGCAGTGCCAGCGCATTGAGCAATGCTCTTCCCATTCTGAACCAGACTATGGAGGCGTTTAATAAACAAGGTTTAGGTTCGCCATCACCTACTCAGTCAAAGCGAAGTGTCAATCTCACTATTCATCGACTTTATAATGAATCGAACACAAGTTCTTATAATATTGTTCCAGGGTTAATCGGCGTACTCCTTACACTAACCATGGTGATGCTTACATCAACCGCCATCACTTCAGAAAAAGAGTCTGGGACAATGGAAATGTTGTTAAGCACCCCTTTAAAACCAACTGAGATAATTCTTGGTAAAGTAATACCTTATATTGTTTTGGGTTATTTACAACTAACCAGTATTTTAATTTTTGGTAAATTATTAATTCATATTCCTACTGAGGGAAGCATCCTCCTACTTTATATTGCAGTTGCACCGTTTATTATTGCCAATTTAATGGTGGGCATGATTTTTTCCACCCTGGCACGTACTCCGATGCAAGCAATGCAACTGAGCGTTTTCTATCAACTCCCTTCAATGTTTTTATCAGGTTACATTTTTTCTTTTTATGGAATGCCTACTTGGGCACAAATGATAGGGTACTGTGTGCCCATGACGTACTTTATTCGGATTGCACGTGGCATTTTGCTGAAAGGCAATACGCTTAGCCAAATTGTTCCAAATATTTTTCCTATTTTATTAATCGCGTTCATTTTGATTCTTTTGACGGGGAAAATATTTAGAACAAAGCTCGACTAG